From the Synechococcus sp. Nb3U1 genome, one window contains:
- a CDS encoding glutaredoxin family protein encodes MSPSWPPLILYSKPGCHLCEGLADKLRQIPEIPSLEIRDITTNSTWWERYQLAIPVLSLAGDPEQPLPQPSPRLTVIQLRTWLQKHLSQASN; translated from the coding sequence ATGTCTCCCTCTTGGCCGCCCCTGATTCTCTATAGCAAACCCGGCTGCCACCTTTGTGAAGGCTTGGCAGACAAGTTGCGGCAAATCCCCGAGATCCCCTCTCTGGAAATCCGCGACATTACCACTAATTCCACTTGGTGGGAACGCTATCAGTTGGCCATTCCGGTGCTTAGCCTGGCAGGGGATCCCGAGCAACCTCTACCGCAACCCTCACCACGACTGACAGTGATCCAGTTGCGCACCTGGCTGCAGAAACACCTCAGTCAAGCCTCCAATTAA
- a CDS encoding carbon-nitrogen hydrolase family protein, producing MRPYLAAAIQMTSIPDLASNLQQAEEWIDFAVRQGCELVTLPENFAFMGPEAEKTRLAQEISERAEAFLGKMAQRYQVFVLGGGYPVPDRQGRVYNTAALYDPDGRELARYRKIHLFDVNLPDGNTYRESSTVVSGDELVTCEQEPLGNLGLSVCYDVRFPELYRSLVDRGAQILLIPAAFTAYTGRDHWQILLQCRAIENTCYVIAPAQVGNHYERRQCHGHAMILDPWGAILADAGGEKPGAAIAAIDPERLQSVRRQMPSLQHRRLACAVTR from the coding sequence ATGCGTCCCTACCTGGCAGCCGCCATCCAGATGACCAGCATTCCCGATCTGGCCAGCAATTTGCAGCAAGCGGAAGAGTGGATCGATTTTGCGGTGCGACAGGGCTGTGAGCTGGTGACACTGCCGGAAAACTTCGCCTTTATGGGGCCAGAAGCGGAGAAAACCCGCCTCGCCCAAGAGATTTCGGAGCGGGCCGAAGCCTTTTTGGGCAAAATGGCCCAGCGCTATCAGGTGTTTGTTTTGGGTGGAGGGTATCCTGTACCGGATCGCCAGGGCAGGGTCTACAACACCGCCGCCCTCTATGACCCCGATGGCAGAGAACTGGCCCGCTATCGCAAAATCCATCTGTTTGATGTCAATTTGCCCGATGGCAACACTTATCGCGAATCCAGCACGGTGGTGAGTGGAGATGAACTGGTGACCTGCGAGCAAGAGCCTCTGGGGAACCTCGGTTTATCGGTCTGTTATGACGTGCGTTTCCCCGAGCTGTACCGCTCCTTGGTGGATCGAGGAGCCCAGATTTTGCTCATCCCAGCGGCCTTTACCGCCTACACCGGGCGAGATCATTGGCAAATTTTGCTGCAATGTCGGGCCATCGAGAATACCTGCTATGTGATCGCTCCTGCCCAAGTGGGCAACCACTACGAACGGCGACAATGTCATGGCCATGCCATGATTTTGGATCCCTGGGGGGCGATCTTGGCGGATGCGGGCGGGGAAAAACCGGGGGCGGCGATCGCCGCAATTGACCCAGAACGCCTTCAGTCGGTGCGGCGGCAGATGCCCTCCCTGCAACATCGTCGCCTGGCCTGTGCGGTCACCCGTTGA
- a CDS encoding DUF2839 domain-containing protein: protein MGEAKRRKNRDPQDPDQELVFPQLKDIPLTKGQARTIYDWTTRGAWAGIILLAIFWVVVRFVGPTFGWWHLVG from the coding sequence ATGGGCGAAGCTAAGCGCCGCAAAAACCGCGATCCCCAGGATCCTGATCAAGAACTGGTATTTCCCCAACTCAAGGATATTCCCCTCACCAAAGGGCAAGCGCGCACGATCTACGATTGGACAACCCGTGGAGCCTGGGCGGGCATCATTCTGCTGGCCATCTTTTGGGTCGTAGTACGATTCGTGGGCCCAACCTTTGGCTGGTGGCATTTGGTCGGTTAA
- a CDS encoding copper resistance CopC family protein — MSYLSYFSKSVLKRLRLPGASGILCLLLWLIGIQPSFAHASLLSTFPPDGAVLQEAPAQVRLQFNESVQITQLQVLDTTGQALELENLLTTGDGPQADLSEEIPEGIYIVSWQAISADSHPVSGSFVFQVGESDPEALQALLAARAQVRDPLRLR; from the coding sequence ATGTCCTATTTGTCCTATTTCTCCAAGTCCGTCCTGAAAAGACTCCGTCTCCCTGGTGCGAGCGGGATCCTCTGTCTGTTGCTGTGGCTGATAGGGATCCAACCCAGTTTTGCCCATGCCAGTTTGCTCTCCACATTCCCACCGGATGGGGCAGTGTTACAGGAGGCTCCAGCACAGGTGCGGCTGCAGTTCAATGAGTCAGTGCAAATCACTCAGTTGCAGGTTTTGGATACCACCGGACAAGCGCTGGAACTGGAGAACCTGCTGACTACGGGCGATGGGCCACAGGCGGATTTGTCGGAAGAGATCCCGGAGGGGATTTACATCGTCAGTTGGCAGGCTATTTCTGCAGATTCCCATCCGGTGAGCGGATCGTTTGTCTTTCAGGTGGGGGAGTCGGATCCCGAAGCTTTGCAGGCGCTACTGGCAGCCCGCGCTCAGGTTCGGGATCCCTTGCGATTAAGATAG
- the dnaG gene encoding DNA primase, producing the protein MSGLPPDTINLVRQKADLAEVVAEKVVLRKQGKNFVGLCPFHNDRKPSFQVSPSKQIYKCFSCGAGGDVLRFVSQMEHLSFAEAVRKLAQRYHVHLPEGSLQQRQVYERKLSHQEKLLDILAMAADFYQHALRSSLGSAARRYLQNRQLSEVTLQKFQVGFAPPGWQSLYEYLVNQKRQPVHLLEEAGLLVARQQGSGHYDRFRHRIMLPIFDLQGRVIGFAGRALGEEQPKYLNSPETELFSKSQVVYGLNFARDAIVKADQVLIVEGYFDVIALHQAGIPQAVAAMGTALTSQQIKTLLRYTESKRLIFNFDGDRAGLKAAERAIEAIEEQARRGEVELRILTIPDGKDADEFLRDHPVGEFQALLNQAPLWLDWQIEQVLSGRDLSRASDFQQAHQAFVQLLAGLGGQWRSLYLHKVAELLSRGNGRLSRDLEEELRRGVRQYRWAKPEQLSPAKGSKLLQSESHLLQIFLHFCEYRREIREALLERELQFSFRPHRDLWQRILELVYGQPELETQEEALLTALRTICAHDEQLNERLSHLLWLDENTRVALMRPRIVVRAAIANMELEIRQKRYRYWTQLWDQAFSEGNTTLAAQYQASIQQEYQAIQTLQRDVQLSVEDMLETPLTEDLL; encoded by the coding sequence ATGAGCGGTCTACCCCCTGATACGATCAACTTGGTGCGCCAAAAGGCTGACCTCGCTGAGGTGGTAGCCGAAAAGGTGGTGCTGCGTAAGCAGGGTAAGAACTTTGTCGGGCTTTGCCCCTTCCACAACGACCGTAAGCCCAGTTTTCAGGTCAGCCCCAGCAAACAGATCTACAAATGTTTCTCCTGCGGTGCTGGGGGGGATGTGCTGCGTTTTGTCAGCCAGATGGAGCACCTCTCCTTTGCTGAGGCGGTGCGTAAGCTGGCCCAGCGCTATCATGTACACCTTCCTGAGGGATCCCTGCAACAGCGACAAGTCTATGAACGTAAGCTCTCTCACCAAGAAAAGCTGCTGGACATTTTGGCCATGGCCGCCGATTTTTATCAGCATGCCCTCAGATCCAGCTTGGGATCCGCTGCCCGCCGCTACCTACAAAACCGCCAACTCAGCGAAGTCACCCTGCAAAAATTTCAGGTTGGCTTTGCCCCTCCTGGCTGGCAGTCCCTTTATGAGTATTTGGTCAATCAAAAACGCCAACCGGTTCATCTTTTAGAAGAAGCAGGATTGTTGGTGGCCCGCCAACAGGGATCCGGCCATTACGATCGCTTTCGTCACCGGATTATGCTGCCCATCTTTGATTTACAAGGGCGGGTGATTGGTTTTGCAGGCAGAGCACTTGGAGAGGAACAGCCCAAATATCTCAATTCCCCAGAAACAGAACTGTTTAGTAAAAGCCAGGTGGTGTATGGCCTCAATTTTGCCCGTGATGCCATTGTTAAAGCCGATCAAGTGTTGATTGTTGAAGGCTATTTCGATGTCATAGCCCTGCATCAAGCTGGGATCCCTCAAGCTGTTGCCGCCATGGGTACGGCCCTCACCTCACAACAGATAAAAACCCTCCTGCGCTATACTGAATCAAAGCGATTAATTTTTAATTTTGATGGGGATCGGGCTGGGCTAAAAGCAGCTGAGCGAGCAATTGAGGCAATCGAAGAGCAGGCGCGGCGTGGCGAAGTGGAACTGCGCATTCTCACCATTCCCGACGGCAAAGATGCCGACGAATTTCTGCGGGATCATCCGGTTGGTGAGTTTCAAGCTCTGCTAAATCAAGCTCCCCTTTGGCTGGATTGGCAGATCGAACAGGTGCTCTCCGGTCGGGATCTTAGCCGGGCTAGCGATTTTCAACAAGCCCATCAAGCCTTTGTCCAATTGCTCGCCGGTTTGGGTGGACAATGGCGCTCTTTATATTTGCACAAAGTGGCGGAATTACTCAGCCGGGGCAATGGCCGCCTTAGTCGGGATTTGGAAGAAGAACTACGCCGAGGAGTACGGCAATATCGCTGGGCCAAACCGGAGCAACTTTCTCCGGCTAAGGGATCCAAGTTGTTGCAATCGGAATCCCATTTGCTACAGATTTTTCTGCATTTTTGTGAGTACCGCCGCGAAATTCGTGAGGCTTTGTTGGAGCGAGAACTGCAATTTAGCTTTCGTCCCCACCGGGATCTGTGGCAGCGGATTTTGGAGCTGGTGTATGGGCAACCAGAATTAGAAACCCAAGAAGAAGCTCTGCTCACGGCCTTGCGTACCATTTGTGCCCATGATGAACAACTGAACGAGCGGCTCAGCCATCTGCTCTGGTTGGATGAAAATACCCGCGTGGCCCTAATGCGCCCCCGGATCGTGGTGCGGGCAGCCATCGCCAATATGGAGCTGGAAATTCGCCAGAAACGCTACCGCTACTGGACACAACTGTGGGATCAAGCCTTTTCCGAAGGCAACACAACCCTAGCCGCCCAATATCAAGCTAGCATTCAGCAGGAATACCAGGCGATTCAAACGCTGCAACGGGATGTGCAACTGAGCGTAGAAGACATGCTAGAGACGCCACTAACTGAAGATTTACTTTGA
- a CDS encoding AI-2E family transporter: protein MSWKSYLLRLAVWGLPLPLLVLNGWALLLLLDYFRSIFTVVVAAILLAFVLDYPVLWIQHWQRQRSRAVILVLLLLVVVLSVLGVTLIPLLIQQGNELAKRLPEWIASGSQQLNSFQTWAASRQLPIDVSHWTIELENQVAGQLQMATGRVASTLSSAIDGVINIMLTLLLTFYLLLHGQTLWDNVFQVLPVHLSRRLRQSLKQNFHNYFVGQVTVALCMAVAMAIAFVIIRVPFGLVFGLSIGMMALFPFGAALGIVIVSFLTGLNTIWLGVRVLLVATAIDQIIENGLAPQLLGGFTGLSPIWILISLLVGAKVAGLLGLIVAVPIAGSIRDTLVALIPPSNLSMTTMTDPRTLNPLDH, encoded by the coding sequence ATGAGTTGGAAATCTTATCTGTTGCGGCTTGCTGTCTGGGGATTGCCCCTTCCTCTACTGGTTCTCAACGGCTGGGCACTGCTCCTTTTGCTTGATTACTTTCGCAGCATCTTTACCGTAGTAGTAGCAGCAATTCTGCTAGCCTTTGTGCTGGACTATCCCGTACTTTGGATACAACACTGGCAGCGACAGCGATCGCGGGCTGTAATTCTGGTGCTTCTTCTGTTAGTTGTGGTGCTTAGTGTTTTGGGTGTTACCCTCATCCCTTTGCTTATTCAGCAGGGCAATGAGTTGGCGAAACGCCTACCCGAGTGGATTGCCTCTGGCAGCCAACAACTCAACAGTTTCCAGACTTGGGCAGCATCACGTCAGTTGCCAATAGATGTTAGCCATTGGACTATCGAGCTTGAAAACCAGGTGGCTGGCCAACTGCAGATGGCCACTGGGAGAGTGGCCAGCACACTCAGCAGTGCCATTGACGGTGTAATCAACATCATGCTTACCCTATTGCTAACTTTTTACCTACTGCTGCACGGTCAAACCCTTTGGGACAATGTGTTTCAGGTTCTACCGGTTCATCTGTCCAGACGGCTACGGCAAAGCTTAAAGCAAAACTTTCACAATTACTTTGTTGGTCAAGTCACAGTGGCATTATGTATGGCAGTAGCGATGGCGATCGCATTTGTAATTATTCGTGTGCCCTTTGGATTGGTCTTTGGCTTAAGCATTGGCATGATGGCACTATTTCCATTTGGGGCAGCGTTAGGCATTGTCATTGTTAGCTTTCTAACTGGACTCAATACGATTTGGCTAGGAGTTAGAGTGCTGCTGGTCGCTACAGCAATCGACCAGATTATTGAAAACGGCTTGGCTCCCCAACTGCTTGGAGGCTTCACAGGACTGAGTCCAATATGGATTTTAATCTCACTGTTGGTGGGAGCTAAGGTAGCTGGACTACTGGGGCTAATCGTGGCAGTACCTATTGCCGGATCAATTCGCGATACCTTAGTTGCGCTGATACCACCATCCAACCTATCAATGACAACCATGACTGATCCCAGAACATTAAACCCCTTGGATCATTGA